The window GTTGAAAATCGGAAGGAAGAATAGCTCGCAGTCGGTGATGATCGATTCCTCTGGTAAACAACATCCAAATATATCAAGTGTATCAGTTTACGCTCCGAATAGTAACCCAGTTACGGTGGAAAGTAAGAATGTTTATGTAAACGTGAAGGATAGTCTCCGAGCTACATCGTTGGTATCTAGTTCCCCGACAGTAACGTCACACTCTTTACAGAAGGTTCCTTCTTCCGTATCCAAGAAGCTAAGTCAAGCGGTGGGATACAAAACGCTTCGCGATCCTCCTAGATGCTGGAATCCAACGCTTTCCAAGAACAACTACGTGGCGGTTAAAAATCAAAACAAAGAGGCACAGAATCAGTTGCATCAAACGGCACTTTTCGAAAGAAGTAAAACGATTCAATCGAAGCCAGCGAAGATCTTCAAGATGAGAAACATGCCGAGATACTTAGGTAATCCTGCGTCTGGAGTGAAACCAATGTACGGGATCAGCAACGAATGTAAAGATAAAGAGCAATCAGCGATAACACCAACGACCACGACGAGTGCATCGAACGCTTCGAAGAATGGAAATTTAAGTATGATGAAGATAGATCCTAAAACACTGTCTCCGATCGTTTCTACGGTTAATTCACCCATCGTATCGCCACCTCCGTATTCTCCTAGCGCAAGAAGTTACCCGAATCCTCCGTTCTCAAGAGATATTTGTAGAAGTACCGGTTCGCCGATATCTCCGAAAAATTCACCGGTAAATATGCTTTCAACGAGCCCTTTTATACCTTCACCAACGCCGAACATAAATCCACGATTAATATATCCTCATTTTCCACCGCCATTTCCAGATGCCAGCAGGTTTCCAAATCCGTTGATACGTTCACCGATAGGAATTCCATCTCCCAGTGCCTTCCACAGTAGCTTACCACCTTCGATTAATAAGTTGTATCAACGATCCAATTATATCCCTCAAACGACTGGTTTCTCTCCGGTATCGCAACCGCCGACAGTCCAGAGAATACCACCAAGCACTTACTCTTCACCCAAGTCGCCTAAAACTACCTCTTTAACAGCAATGTCGCCCACATCGTACGGTTTGGTCAAGCCAGAAACTCAAACCGTAGGAACGTCACTTGAAACTAATAATCTGATTCTTCCGAAGAGCACGTCACAGGAAGATGTCAGTGCATTTAATTTGTCTAAGACTGGAAGCTTCTGTAACGCGGAAACGGTTAAGACATCGACGGAAGTTGTACGAAATAATTCTAAATCGACCACCCTTTGTTCAACATCGAACGTTGGACAGGGTAAACGTTCACCGACCGTACAAGTTACTTCAAAGACTAAGTTGGATGCTTGTTCGCCGTGTACAGTTGTTCAGGAACAGAATAAAGAACAGCCGGATAAGGAAGCCGCGAAATGCAAAGAAGACAGTTCGTATACTTGTAAAGAACAAAATTTGGAAAAGAAACAGTCCGATGAAAATAGTGAtagtgtaaataataaaaagaaagagaagttAGTTTTTCAGATTAACGGAGATATCAGCAACGAGGGTAAACAGGATGCATCGGTAGAGAAATTAacggaacaacaaaaagaacaaaACGATACGAAAATTGTACCAACTTCGGATAAGACTACCGCGAAACAGCAAATAGACGAATCGAAAAGTGAAGAATGCGAAAGAAACGAGGAACAAGGGAAGAAGTCTGAAAGCCAAGTCAACAAAATGGAAACGTAATTTATGAATTGATAAAGTCATTTAACTTGTATATTTCTGTATATATAACCGAAGCTTTTGGTTATTGTTATATTCTATTGTAGCCAGGAGATTTTATTAAGCTTCAGCTTTTTATATTTCACGATTTTGATAACTTTTTCCGTAATAGTTTTGATCCAAATTTAACAGAatatatagtatatatatattgcaattttaattattacgatTTTTAACTCGCAGACAAAtatattaagaaaataatattgtgattaatgtATTGCTAATATCAAAATCTTATATTGCGATTAAAAatcgtattaattaaaaatataacacaTGCTTGACTCGAATGAATTAAGGAAAGGAAAATAGATATATTTAACGTAAAAACACATCAACACTATACAAAGATTATGTAGGAAAAATGAATCGTAATTATTTATGCAATATTTGACaagtttttataattttatcagatCTGTTAGTTTACAGTATTTGTAATACTTTTGAACAAATTTCATTGCTTATTTGTTGATGCACCTTCGACAACTGGATATGTAACCAAAGCCTCGAGAATTACTCCAATCTTCCAGATAGTTTTAGCTACACGAGTATATACCTTCTTTATAATCTGCATACCttctttatgaaaaaaaaaatgcaactaTATTAAAATATCCGAGGCCTTATCACAGTAatcgtatataaatatatatatatatatatataaataatattaagaaaattGAGCAAGAGAATATCATTGTTAAatgatttagaaaaagaaaaggataaaaAAGTATTACACTGCGAGTGATTTCTCTCTTTCCAGCTTAATTAACATTATCaatgtgtcgttttgcaccgaATTACTAAAAACAGCACATATGGATAAGGAATCCACTATTAATTTTGCTAAGTGccggaaagaaagaaaaagttaatatatatatatatatatgaagaaatttttaataatggacgatcgtgtttttttttttttttttagatatgTTTACTTGTAAATAGTGTATAATGATTCGAAAAAAAGATCTATATCACGtattagatataaaaaattatcgattattaatgtaatttaacaTGCATATTTTTAGGATTTAAGAACATGTAACGATAGTATTTTTTGTCTAATACGGGAAAGCAATTTTTAGAAAGATGCCTGATTGTAGAGCAAAAAACGACGTATTTTTAATAAGTTATTAGTTGTATGCGCGCGCGACTCTTTTGTATACAAGGTGTACCTGAGTGAGTGAGCGagtgaaaaagataaaaaaaccAATGCGTGtgtataatttttttgtataaagaaaatttcagtATATCCCGTTTGAATTGATACAGTTCAAacgaagttttcgagatttgtttttttatttatagaaacgTTGATCGtcgtttgtttgaaaatttatgtatgtattttGCGAATTGTCTATGTATGCGTGCGCATACGCTCTCACACGCGCGCGCGTTATTATTAATACAGTAATAACACTACGTGAAGTAGAGAATGTTCTTTTAACTATAAAAATATAGTTGATTATACTTTACAGAGTCTGTTATTCGTATACAATTTTACCATTACACTTATACGTacaaattgaatttattattaaataagtaTTATAATGATTCATTTATACAAGAATACATGTATAATATCATAAGTTGTTAACAATTATTTCTATAGATTGcataacagaaaaaagaaaagtaagaaaattttcaaatattgtaCATGTCTTGTACCCATATGAAATTAGATCCATAACTTGAATGTATAACTAAACATTAGTCAGTTTTTCTGAGTATCTGATGGCATCCTTAAGTTTGAACACTAGTTCTTGTAACTGTTGTATCGTACACGAAAATGTTACATGATTCATTGTTTCCCCTTCTTTAGTACTAAATCGTACATGATACAGAGGAACACCCAGGGAATTGCATGTGTCCaactaaaaagaattttttgtgAATACGAATGAATAAAGCATCTGTGAATGAAACGATCGGTATCCTGTTCACCGGTCGATTACCTTAACGCAATAATCTAAATGCCAGTCTACATCAACAATATGTGGTGGGTTATTGCCTATTGATTCTAATTGACACTGTATCATTGTTTTGTTATTAACGTATCTTTCGCATAATTTTTTAATCCTCTGTTCGTCGCTAGATATTTGACATAGAAAAGTTTTTAAGTTTTCCTCGTCCAAATCATGCCGAGCAGCTTCTATAAACAAACATGCCGCGTCAGCGACAATCTTCTTTGTTAAAATTGGTTTTAAATTTGCTGCTTTGACAGTACCTACAatacaaatatttcaattactTAATCGCTACTTATATCTAATAACTACAAGTTTCAATAATACTCACATCTTATTTCCGCTGGACTTTCAGATATGTAAGAAATAGCTGTATCTAAAATTTGCTGAAAATTATCATCTGTAACAGTATTTGTGTTTAGAATATCGTTAAGTCCATCAATGGTGTTTTTTGACAGCTCCATTATTATTCGTACCACTTACGCTTAAATTTACCTAATGAAATGTTAAATTCCAAGTAAAAATTGTTGATACTTTGACAATGTGGAATTCAAAACAAGTAACAAGGAGAGGTTATCTATCATACGGCATCCATTCATGATCCATTTATGATCCATTCCCGGTCCATTCGGATTTCGTTTGAAAGAGTTATCATCCGTTCTGCACATGCGGAGTGGCTCGGCGTCCCTCTAGGAAAAATAGCAGAGGGGTATGATACCTCGAGCTTATGTTGGTACATATTGTAGGGTCAATAATAAATACCTACCTTCAAATCATAATACCGAATTGCGGCGTTGATAGATGacgaatgaaattcaaatgatttgaaattaaaaaaagttaTAGAagctaataaatttaattcgctAATTACCATTTTTATTGCGTCTTTCCCAAAAGAAGTAATCAGTATGTTATTGTCATGTTAACTCAATGAATAAAAGtacttgtatatttatttattatttctgtttAGTCAATTGGGTTGAA of the Osmia lignaria lignaria isolate PbOS001 chromosome 7, iyOsmLign1, whole genome shotgun sequence genome contains:
- the LOC117604479 gene encoding COMM domain-containing protein 3, with protein sequence MELSKNTIDGLNDILNTNTVTDDNFQQILDTAISYISESPAEIRCTVKAANLKPILTKKIVADAACLFIEAARHDLDEENLKTFLCQISSDEQRIKKLCERYVNNKTMIQCQLESIGNNPPHIVDVDWHLDYCVKLDTCNSLGVPLYHVRFSTKEGETMNHVTFSCTIQQLQELVFKLKDAIRYSEKLTNV